The following nucleotide sequence is from Populus nigra chromosome 15, ddPopNigr1.1, whole genome shotgun sequence.
CATAAACTGGATGTAATTTGTTATGCTTGATGGCACTAGTTTCCACTTTCCAGCCACCATCTTAATGACTGCTTCTGTTAATCAATAAATttcgatttttataaaaaaaaaattggaacaGGAAATAATAAAAGGAGCTGATTGAGTACATTAGGTACGTGTCAGGATAGAAACTTTGCAGCGATCGTCAATCGACCATGTAATAAGCTAAAAATTGCTGccagattttggttttgattacAAAGCGAGGGCTTCCATaggataaaattcaaaatccaaattacTAGTAAATCGTAAAGTcgaaaaacaaatgattttatACTCCATGATATTACCCTCGGAAAAACAATTTCTTGGAATTTTCATCTCACATTACTTGGTGACAACCTCTAGCAGTGCTTCGAAGTTTTTCGAAGAGCTGCCGTTTGACACTGCATCCAAAGCAAGATCTTGGAGGTGTTCAACGTTCTTCCGCATTTGTTCTCCTTCTTCGGTTGACAAAATAAGTTTTATAGCTTTGGTTACTCCATCTTTTGTTATCGTCCCTCCTTCAATCCCAACACCAATTTTCCATATAGCCTCTACAGTCCTTGTGTTCAAGGCTTGATCCCCGAAGAAAGGCCTACAAATCATGGGCACGCATCCAACAATACTCTCTGAAATCGAATTCCATCCAGCATGTGTAAGAAACACCCCAGTTGCATTGTGTTGCAAGACTTTTAACTGTGGAGTCCATGAGACTACTTTTCCCTTCTCCTTAGTCCTTTCTAAGAACCCTTCAGGCAATTTTACCTCAGGATTGTCTCTAAATGACCAAAGAAATGGCGAATCGCATTCCTCTAGTGCTTCTGCTAACTCTGCTAACTCATGAGGTGGTGGCATTATCATACTTCCAAAACAAACGTACAAGACTGAGCCTCGTTTCTGCTTGTCCAGCCACTCTAGGCAACATTGTGGATCGGACATAACAGGATCTGGAGATGTCAACACTAAGGGACCAACTTCaagaaaattatgaagtctTGACTGGAGCTGATTCACCACATCAGGGTCTAATTTCTCCCACGAGCTTAATACACCAGCAGCTGCTCGTGGTAACATTTTTCCCATTTTATACAATATTGCTGGGATTCCTGGTTTTGCGTCTTCATAGAGCAGTTCTTTAGGTATATCAGCAGCTCGTATTTCAGAAAAACCTGGAAGAAAGTCCATGGTTCTATCTTCCGGTACTCCTTCAAAAAtgaaacatgaaattaaatagTTAACAGATTAACAAGAAGGACGTAGAAAGTAAGCTAAGCagagaatgaaagaaaaacatttcatttaaacttACAATTCTATGGTTTAGGCCATTTTCACTCAAGTATTTGAGCTAAATTggatcataaaaattaataaggaAATAAAAGGGTCACATTGTTCACTGCAGAGAGTTTGCATCTTTGAAACGCTCTTGAACTCACTTGTCAGCCATGGAAAAAGTAATCCTTCATGCTTAACTTTACTGTCTCATATCAAATGCTACAGAGGAGTATCCCCTTGATCTAAAATCATTACCATTATTTGCGTTTCAGGCCTTTAAGACGGCTACATGTTCTGTTCAAATATCCTTCACTTAAGAGGCTAAGGCCATGCCTAGTTTTAGCAAGGCCCAGGTCTAGGTTCTAATTTCTTACCCTAAATTTAGtgttttcattaataaatcGACTTTCTTTACAATTTATTTGGAATAATTCTctacttaaattaaatttaattatagtgtTTGACTTAAATttgattgataaataaattgaattcatTTTCGGATAAGATAAAATccaattcattttatttctaatattacTCTTATTAtattcatcttttttaaaaaaggttttttttaaatagaac
It contains:
- the LOC133673903 gene encoding flavonoid 3-O-glucosyltransferase-like; this translates as MSEAKNDLKHIAVLAFPFATHAAPLFSLIRRLSTMAPQAKFSFFSTKESNNKIFSNQGRMESIKPYNVNDGLPEDYMISFANPHEPVEYFLKAVPGNFKQAMEVAVQVIGREITCIISDAFFWFGADIARELHVPWVPLWTAGPRPLLLHLETDLVRQKMGGDGKVFDVPEDRTMDFLPGFSEIRAADIPKELLYEDAKPGIPAILYKMGKMLPRAAAGVLSSWEKLDPDVVNQLQSRLHNFLEVGPLVLTSPDPVMSDPQCCLEWLDKQKRGSVLYVCFGSMIMPPPHELAELAEALEECDSPFLWSFRDNPEVKLPEGFLERTKEKGKVVSWTPQLKVLQHNATGVFLTHAGWNSISESIVGCVPMICRPFFGDQALNTRTVEAIWKIGVGIEGGTITKDGVTKAIKLILSTEEGEQMRKNVEHLQDLALDAVSNGSSSKNFEALLEVVTK